A single window of Pontibacillus chungwhensis DNA harbors:
- a CDS encoding YkyB family protein has product MKNEVKHSSTQEIAEALYVVNRHAKTAPDPRHLYTLKKKAIQQLITQKQAKKIGLHYSDHPKYSHQHSTLLVQVANYYFHIPPRKEDFQALKHLGNIDQSYRNPKPSLSLTRAKKVLYRYLNWEEDYSDKEPNYKKQTKSPYRNPHYAPWGQLVSWNQKDRRR; this is encoded by the coding sequence TTGAAAAATGAAGTAAAACATTCTTCTACTCAGGAAATTGCAGAAGCGTTATATGTCGTTAACCGCCATGCCAAAACAGCACCAGACCCAAGACATTTATACACGCTTAAGAAAAAAGCAATTCAGCAATTAATCACTCAGAAGCAAGCCAAAAAGATCGGCCTCCACTATTCCGACCACCCGAAATATAGCCATCAGCATTCCACCCTTTTGGTACAAGTTGCTAATTATTATTTCCATATCCCCCCGCGAAAAGAAGACTTCCAAGCGCTTAAGCACTTAGGAAACATCGATCAATCCTATCGAAACCCCAAACCAAGTCTTTCTTTAACAAGAGCGAAAAAGGTGCTCTATCGCTATTTAAATTGGGAGGAAGATTATAGTGATAAAGAGCCGAATTATAAGAAACAGACGAAGTCGCCTTATCGCAATCCCCACTATGCACCATGGGGACAACTAGTTTCATGGAATCAAAAAGATCGACGAAGATAA
- a CDS encoding SCO family protein, translating into MKRYTTGAILLLMMVLLAACSNSKDYEGDFSYDVEDFEFTNQDGETVSKEDLEGDFWVADMIFTNCTDACPNMTNNMARLQTMVEEAGLKDDVNFVSFSIDPEYDSPEVLKDFAGKFEADLSNWHFLTGYEPETIKEFSVKSFKSMVEKIPRQDAPEGQVDYNFAHSSRMYIITPEGEAIKSYIGTDFNNMEPILEDLKNYIQ; encoded by the coding sequence ATGAAACGATATACAACTGGAGCTATACTTCTGCTCATGATGGTTTTATTAGCAGCCTGCTCTAATTCAAAAGATTATGAGGGAGATTTCTCTTATGATGTAGAAGATTTCGAATTTACAAACCAAGACGGGGAAACCGTTTCAAAAGAAGATCTAGAAGGAGATTTTTGGGTCGCAGATATGATCTTTACAAACTGCACAGATGCTTGCCCCAATATGACTAATAATATGGCTCGCTTACAAACAATGGTTGAGGAAGCTGGATTAAAAGATGACGTAAACTTCGTTTCTTTCTCCATTGATCCAGAATATGACTCACCAGAAGTGTTAAAGGACTTTGCAGGTAAATTCGAAGCCGACCTCTCTAACTGGCATTTCCTAACAGGCTATGAACCTGAAACGATTAAAGAGTTCTCAGTTAAATCATTTAAATCTATGGTAGAAAAAATCCCAAGACAGGATGCTCCTGAGGGCCAAGTAGATTACAATTTCGCTCATTCATCAAGAATGTATATTATTACACCAGAGGGTGAAGCGATTAAGAGCTATATTGGCACCGACTTTAATAACATGGAGCCTATACTTGAAGATTTAAAAAACTATATTCAATAG
- a CDS encoding metallophosphoesterase, with protein sequence MSKPITRRTFMKRLFGSVLGLFGIGGGTYYYARYVEPSMLTVQEETISSAKIPASFHNKKILQFSDTHIGFHYDLGQFQQLIESIQSHEPDLLLFTGDLIDAPDKETTLTFEKVAAILSKLEAPMGKYWIYGNHDHGGYGTEVIANTMKEAGFTLLQNNQALIDNSGEQILLAGLDDVMLGKPNIEKALGGNNDELFTILLCHEPDYAESVKHYKVDVQLSGHSHGGQVQIPFLGHLVTPPLAERYVEGWYSIGAFPLSLYVSRGIGTTREPYRFLCRPEYTIHTLKQT encoded by the coding sequence ATGTCAAAACCTATCACTCGTCGAACATTCATGAAGCGCCTTTTCGGAAGCGTTTTAGGTTTGTTTGGTATCGGAGGGGGCACTTATTATTACGCTCGGTACGTTGAGCCATCTATGCTTACCGTCCAAGAAGAGACCATCTCTTCTGCAAAGATCCCCGCCTCTTTTCATAATAAAAAGATTTTACAATTTAGCGATACGCATATTGGATTCCACTATGATTTGGGACAATTCCAGCAACTTATAGAATCGATTCAATCTCACGAGCCTGACCTTTTATTATTTACAGGGGATCTTATTGATGCACCTGACAAGGAAACAACTCTAACTTTTGAAAAAGTTGCCGCTATATTAAGTAAGCTAGAAGCACCTATGGGTAAGTATTGGATTTACGGAAACCATGACCATGGGGGTTATGGCACAGAAGTAATTGCCAACACGATGAAGGAAGCTGGATTTACACTGCTCCAAAATAATCAAGCTTTAATTGACAATTCAGGAGAGCAGATTCTCTTAGCAGGCCTTGATGACGTCATGTTGGGGAAACCTAATATTGAGAAAGCCCTTGGAGGAAATAACGATGAGCTCTTTACCATCCTCCTTTGTCATGAGCCTGATTATGCTGAATCAGTTAAGCACTACAAGGTGGATGTACAGCTTTCAGGCCACAGTCATGGAGGACAAGTACAAATCCCCTTCTTAGGCCACCTGGTTACACCTCCTTTAGCAGAACGATACGTGGAGGGGTGGTATTCTATTGGTGCCTTTCCTCTATCTTTATATGTAAGTCGCGGAATTGGAACAACCAGGGAACCATACCGATTCTTATGCCGTCCTGAATACACGATTCATACATTAAAACAAACGTAG
- the fadH gene encoding 2,4-dienoyl-CoA reductase, which translates to MKDEVVIVTGGSSGMGKYMAQKFAAEGANVVITGRNQERLNEAKADIVKNTDGNVHTIVMDVRKPEDVERMVEETVQTYGGLDHLVNNAAGNFICPAEKLSVNGWNSVIDIVLNGTFYCCKAAGDYWMKEGTKGNILNMVATYAWDAGAGVIHSAAAKSGVLSITRTLAVEWGYKYGIRTNAIAPGPIERTGGADKLFESEEAAKRTLESVPLKRLGQPEEIAELANFILSDKASYMNGEVVTLDGGQWLNKFPF; encoded by the coding sequence ATGAAAGATGAAGTTGTCATTGTGACAGGTGGATCAAGTGGTATGGGGAAGTATATGGCTCAGAAATTTGCAGCAGAAGGAGCCAATGTGGTTATTACAGGCCGGAACCAGGAGCGGCTGAACGAAGCAAAAGCTGACATTGTAAAGAACACAGATGGGAACGTTCACACGATTGTCATGGATGTGAGGAAGCCAGAGGATGTAGAGAGAATGGTGGAAGAAACAGTTCAAACTTACGGTGGTCTCGATCATCTTGTTAACAATGCTGCTGGAAACTTTATTTGCCCTGCTGAAAAATTATCTGTGAATGGCTGGAATTCGGTCATTGATATCGTTTTAAATGGTACCTTTTATTGTTGTAAGGCAGCTGGGGATTACTGGATGAAAGAAGGAACAAAGGGAAATATCTTAAATATGGTTGCTACATATGCATGGGACGCTGGAGCTGGTGTCATCCACTCGGCAGCTGCCAAGTCAGGTGTTTTATCCATTACACGAACGCTCGCTGTAGAGTGGGGATACAAGTATGGAATACGTACAAACGCCATTGCCCCAGGCCCAATCGAACGAACAGGTGGTGCTGATAAGTTATTTGAATCAGAAGAAGCCGCAAAACGAACTTTAGAATCTGTACCCTTAAAGCGTCTTGGACAACCAGAAGAAATAGCAGAGTTAGCCAACTTTATCCTTTCTGATAAAGCGTCTTATATGAATGGAGAAGTGGTTACTTTAGACGGAGGACAATGGTTAAATAAGTTCCCATTTTAA
- the trhA gene encoding PAQR family membrane homeostasis protein TrhA: METHTYTKREEIVNAVTHGIGVLLSIAALVLLVVNASMNGNAWQIVSVSIYGATMIFLYFSSTMVHGMPDGKWKDLFEIFDHAAIYLFIAGTYTPLLLVVLRGPLGWTLFGIVWGIAIFGVVFKVFFVKKFVVLSTVFYVLMGWIIVLAWNPLATKLAFGGLVLLVVGGVLYSVGTIFYVWRSFTFHHAVWHLFVLAGSAMHFFTIFYYVL, from the coding sequence GTGGAAACACATACGTATACAAAGCGAGAAGAAATTGTAAATGCTGTCACACACGGTATTGGTGTTTTACTAAGTATTGCTGCTTTAGTGTTGTTGGTTGTAAATGCCTCCATGAACGGAAATGCTTGGCAGATCGTATCGGTATCCATTTATGGTGCAACGATGATCTTCTTGTATTTTTCCTCAACTATGGTCCATGGCATGCCAGATGGAAAATGGAAAGATCTATTTGAGATTTTCGACCACGCTGCCATCTACTTATTTATCGCAGGCACATATACTCCATTGTTACTTGTAGTATTGCGAGGTCCTTTAGGATGGACGTTATTCGGAATTGTATGGGGTATTGCGATCTTTGGAGTCGTGTTTAAGGTTTTCTTTGTGAAGAAATTTGTAGTCCTATCAACTGTATTTTATGTTTTGATGGGTTGGATTATCGTTCTAGCATGGAACCCTCTTGCTACAAAATTAGCTTTTGGAGGCTTAGTCCTTTTAGTGGTAGGCGGTGTCCTTTACTCGGTGGGTACAATCTTTTACGTGTGGAGAAGCTTCACGTTTCATCATGCAGTCTGGCACCTATTCGTATTGGCCGGTTCTGCCATGCATTTCTTCACGATTTTCTATTATGTATTATAA
- a CDS encoding EAL domain-containing protein, with the protein MDPLDVVSHLERVKPVYQPVFSAVKHDIIGYEVLGRYWHEGEWVSLGTFFHDAQVPEDFKLEVDQYILQMAIGDMVEHDMKGNLFINRNAKQLMLENGEPLLSTLHDYEDKGFDMSRIVLEITEHDFDEDFEMLNHLLLYYKTYGIQIAVDHVGAKSSNLDRLRQLEPHILKVDSKILSGVDSSGYQDIIYSLSMLARRIGAALLFENIEDSYQLYYAWKHGGRYYQGFYLARPSFSFLEPFSQQPLIKEQVDGFIKREKNLIEERLAHVLRWDQRVRGLLDHWDGPKRVDSFLERVTGYFDEESFRMYVCDSNGRQISSNFRKREEDWVKEIDILGTNWAFRPYFLENMVQMRLWNKGRLSELYSDIETREMIRTFSFPLSAHHYIFIDIKYAYIYDNESLLI; encoded by the coding sequence GTGGATCCGTTAGATGTAGTCAGTCATTTAGAAAGAGTCAAACCTGTGTATCAGCCTGTTTTCTCTGCTGTAAAGCACGATATCATCGGATATGAAGTGTTAGGGAGATACTGGCATGAAGGAGAATGGGTCAGTTTAGGGACATTTTTCCATGATGCTCAGGTACCAGAGGATTTTAAATTAGAGGTAGATCAATATATTCTGCAAATGGCTATTGGGGATATGGTTGAACATGATATGAAAGGCAATCTATTCATTAACCGAAATGCCAAACAGCTTATGCTTGAAAATGGTGAACCCTTATTGTCCACCTTGCACGATTATGAGGACAAAGGTTTTGACATGAGTCGGATAGTTCTTGAAATCACAGAACATGATTTTGATGAAGATTTTGAAATGTTGAACCATTTATTGCTTTACTATAAAACATACGGGATCCAAATTGCTGTTGACCATGTGGGCGCGAAGAGCTCGAATTTAGATCGGTTACGCCAATTAGAACCCCATATTCTTAAAGTTGATTCAAAGATCCTTTCAGGGGTCGACTCTAGTGGGTACCAGGACATCATTTATTCTCTTTCTATGCTTGCAAGAAGGATTGGGGCAGCGCTACTATTCGAGAATATCGAAGATTCATATCAGTTATATTATGCCTGGAAACATGGGGGACGTTATTATCAAGGGTTCTATTTGGCACGACCTTCATTTTCGTTTCTAGAACCATTCAGCCAGCAGCCCCTTATTAAAGAGCAAGTGGATGGCTTTATTAAACGAGAGAAGAATCTAATAGAGGAACGCCTTGCTCATGTTCTTCGTTGGGATCAGAGAGTGAGGGGATTGTTGGATCACTGGGATGGACCGAAACGAGTGGACTCTTTCTTAGAGAGGGTGACCGGGTATTTTGATGAAGAAAGTTTTCGGATGTACGTATGTGACAGCAATGGGCGTCAAATTTCTTCAAACTTTAGAAAAAGGGAAGAAGATTGGGTCAAAGAGATCGATATCCTCGGAACGAATTGGGCATTTCGACCGTACTTTTTAGAGAATATGGTACAAATGAGGTTGTGGAATAAAGGGAGGCTTTCTGAGCTTTATTCAGATATTGAAACAAGAGAAATGATTCGTACCTTTAGTTTCCCATTATCGGCCCATCATTACATATTTATAGATATTAAGTATGCTTATATATATGACAATGAGTCCTTGCTGATCTGA
- a CDS encoding cation diffusion facilitator family transporter produces the protein MGHSHDGHSHGHDHSHGANKTALMWSFILIFGFMIVEVVGGIITNSLALLSDAGHMLSDAAALGLSLVAFKVGERSATKAKTYGYKRFEILAAFLNGVTLIVISLYIFWEAYNRFLDPPNVSMGMMIVAFIGLVVNILVAWILMRGDTEENLNLRSAFLHVLGDLLGSIGAIIAGILIYFFNWNIADPIASVLVALLIITSGYRIAKDSFHVLMEGKPEGINVEKVHEDLKGLANVVDVHDLHIWSITNEFPALTCHLVVDKECERDLLLQKAVGLLKSEHEITHSTIQIESQSVLPHEKDDCCN, from the coding sequence ATGGGACACTCTCACGATGGTCATAGCCACGGGCACGACCACTCACATGGCGCTAACAAAACCGCCTTAATGTGGAGTTTCATTCTTATATTTGGTTTTATGATTGTAGAAGTTGTTGGAGGTATCATAACGAATAGTCTCGCTTTACTTTCAGATGCGGGTCACATGTTAAGTGATGCAGCAGCCCTTGGCCTTAGTTTAGTAGCATTTAAAGTAGGAGAACGGTCTGCTACAAAAGCGAAGACATACGGCTACAAACGATTCGAGATTTTGGCCGCTTTCTTAAACGGGGTAACATTAATCGTTATCTCTCTATATATATTCTGGGAAGCTTACAACCGTTTTTTAGATCCACCTAATGTCAGTATGGGAATGATGATTGTTGCTTTCATAGGGTTAGTGGTAAACATCCTCGTTGCCTGGATCCTTATGAGAGGGGATACAGAAGAAAATCTAAACCTTAGAAGTGCTTTCTTACACGTGTTAGGGGATCTGCTTGGCTCTATCGGTGCAATTATCGCAGGTATTCTTATTTATTTCTTCAACTGGAATATTGCCGATCCCATTGCAAGTGTTCTCGTAGCCTTACTTATCATTACAAGTGGGTACCGCATTGCAAAAGATTCTTTCCACGTTTTAATGGAAGGAAAACCTGAAGGAATAAACGTAGAAAAAGTCCATGAAGATTTAAAAGGACTCGCAAACGTAGTGGATGTTCATGACCTCCACATCTGGTCTATCACCAATGAATTCCCAGCCCTAACCTGTCATCTAGTCGTGGACAAGGAATGTGAACGTGACCTATTACTCCAGAAGGCAGTAGGGCTATTAAAGAGCGAGCACGAAATCACTCACTCTACCATTCAAATAGAAAGTCAATCTGTGCTCCCCCATGAAAAAGATGATTGCTGTAATTAA
- a CDS encoding DUF3993 domain-containing protein, with product MRKFVLFGLMFAVVIAFVSFKTVQAGQESDVEWKRILKEAHQVQAEYASKQSTYSEIRSEFIKWFTKDSMMTVFVEHLIMDGDVFQFGTTDFSPYIIPKNIEGFSVIEKQKDRIVVKEDKQKSSELMGESKIQRIITISRTDEGWRISKLEWDQEV from the coding sequence ATGAGGAAGTTTGTATTGTTCGGATTAATGTTTGCAGTGGTGATCGCATTTGTGTCATTTAAAACCGTACAAGCAGGTCAGGAATCAGACGTCGAATGGAAACGTATTCTCAAAGAAGCCCATCAAGTCCAGGCAGAGTATGCTAGCAAGCAATCTACTTATAGTGAGATCCGAAGTGAATTTATTAAATGGTTTACTAAAGATAGCATGATGACGGTATTTGTGGAGCATCTTATTATGGACGGAGATGTTTTTCAATTTGGTACGACGGATTTCTCTCCTTATATCATTCCGAAGAATATAGAAGGTTTTTCTGTGATTGAGAAACAAAAAGATAGGATTGTAGTGAAGGAAGACAAACAAAAATCATCAGAATTAATGGGAGAAAGCAAGATCCAAAGAATTATTACGATCTCTAGAACAGATGAGGGATGGCGTATTTCAAAACTTGAATGGGATCAAGAGGTGTAA
- the cbpB gene encoding cyclic-di-AMP-binding protein CbpB codes for MISLQREELEKYHVGDLMIPSEIVAHVQGGNPLEHALLVLVKSGYSAVPVLDAKYRLQGTISKTIIIENMLGVEQFELDKLSSVRVEEVMNTDIPCLKKEDSFSKALGEVVNHPFVCVADDEGYFDGILTRRAILKPLNKHFHTYNNKM; via the coding sequence ATGATTAGTTTGCAAAGAGAAGAATTAGAAAAATACCATGTCGGAGACTTAATGATTCCATCAGAAATCGTGGCTCATGTTCAAGGAGGTAATCCATTAGAACACGCCCTGTTGGTCCTGGTGAAATCAGGATATTCTGCCGTTCCTGTACTAGATGCGAAATACCGATTGCAAGGAACTATAAGTAAAACCATTATTATTGAGAATATGCTTGGAGTAGAGCAATTTGAGCTCGATAAGCTATCTTCTGTACGCGTAGAAGAAGTGATGAATACAGATATACCGTGTTTAAAGAAAGAGGATAGCTTTTCAAAAGCTTTAGGAGAAGTGGTTAACCATCCATTTGTTTGCGTGGCGGACGATGAGGGTTATTTTGACGGGATCCTAACAAGAAGAGCCATCTTAAAACCATTAAATAAACACTTTCACACATATAATAATAAAATGTAA
- a CDS encoding MDR family MFS transporter: MNSTASIESSQKKSNRPLVLASIMLAMFLSAIEATIVSTAMPSIVAALGGFSLYSWVFSAYLLTNASTVLIFGKLSDLFGRKPIFLIGISLFLVGSLLCGFATSMTTLIIYRFLQGIGAGALMPIASTIVGDIYTKEERAQIQGYLSSVWGISAVTGPALGGFFVDVLNWRYVFWMNLPLGILAIIGVVFFFHENVEKKRHSIDFPGSALLMVGIASLMFLLVEGGVGIEWNSPLAIGLLSIFILCSIGFYLQEKRAPDPMMPFSIWGYRSITIANITSLTTGMILIGVSSYLPAFVQGVMGKSATVAGFTLTTMSIGWPISSMIAGRLLLKIGFRATSMIGGGALVIGGIFFFLLTPDKGPLWAAAGSFFIGVGMGMSTTSFIVSIQSTVDWKTRGIATASNMFMRNIGSAIGAAVLGGVLNSVVHTTIQNKNMGGNISLQTVNQLLDADERASLSSSTQSALQEALTIGLHQVYVGLLGLAILSFLFIFFLPKGKKT, translated from the coding sequence ATGAATTCAACTGCATCAATTGAATCAAGTCAAAAGAAATCAAATAGACCTCTTGTACTCGCATCTATTATGCTTGCTATGTTTCTTTCAGCGATTGAAGCTACTATCGTTTCAACAGCCATGCCTAGTATCGTGGCAGCACTCGGAGGTTTCTCTCTCTACAGCTGGGTGTTCTCAGCGTATTTATTGACAAATGCGAGTACAGTTTTAATATTTGGTAAGCTTTCCGATTTGTTTGGGCGAAAGCCTATTTTCCTTATAGGAATCAGTTTATTTTTAGTAGGATCATTGTTATGTGGATTTGCTACTTCGATGACTACCCTTATTATATATCGATTCCTTCAAGGCATTGGGGCAGGGGCCCTTATGCCGATTGCGTCCACTATAGTTGGAGATATTTATACAAAAGAAGAACGAGCCCAAATCCAAGGGTATCTTTCAAGTGTTTGGGGGATATCTGCCGTGACAGGTCCAGCACTTGGTGGCTTTTTTGTAGACGTATTGAACTGGCGTTATGTGTTTTGGATGAACCTCCCACTCGGCATTTTGGCTATAATCGGTGTGGTTTTCTTCTTTCATGAAAACGTGGAGAAAAAGCGTCATTCTATAGATTTTCCTGGTTCAGCTCTTCTTATGGTCGGCATTGCTTCATTAATGTTCCTTCTTGTAGAAGGAGGAGTAGGAATCGAGTGGAATTCTCCGCTTGCGATAGGGCTTCTGTCCATATTTATTCTTTGTTCAATCGGGTTTTATCTTCAGGAAAAGCGTGCTCCTGACCCTATGATGCCTTTTTCCATTTGGGGGTATCGCTCCATTACTATTGCTAATATTACTTCTCTTACGACAGGAATGATTCTTATAGGGGTCTCGAGTTACCTTCCGGCTTTTGTGCAAGGGGTTATGGGGAAATCGGCAACAGTTGCCGGGTTTACTTTAACCACCATGTCAATTGGATGGCCTATATCGTCTATGATTGCCGGGCGCTTGCTTTTAAAGATTGGCTTTCGTGCTACCTCAATGATAGGAGGAGGGGCTCTTGTAATAGGGGGCATTTTCTTCTTTCTATTAACGCCAGATAAAGGTCCTTTATGGGCGGCAGCAGGGTCTTTCTTTATTGGCGTAGGAATGGGGATGTCCACCACATCGTTTATTGTTTCGATTCAAAGTACTGTCGATTGGAAGACACGAGGCATTGCTACGGCTTCTAATATGTTTATGCGCAACATTGGGAGTGCAATCGGAGCAGCTGTTTTAGGCGGAGTTCTAAATAGCGTGGTTCATACTACCATTCAGAATAAGAATATGGGGGGTAACATATCATTACAAACCGTTAACCAACTTTTAGATGCTGATGAACGTGCTTCTCTTTCCTCTTCGACTCAATCGGCACTTCAAGAAGCATTAACGATTGGACTGCATCAAGTATATGTAGGACTTTTAGGACTAGCTATCCTGTCCTTTTTGTTCATATTCTTCCTTCCAAAAGGTAAAAAAACGTAA
- the dapD gene encoding 2,3,4,5-tetrahydropyridine-2,6-dicarboxylate N-acetyltransferase: MEMMDANEIISFISNSKKSTPVKVYIKGDNLKSIDFGETVKAFVDNETGVLFGEWKDVEPALLSNKGSIEDYVVENDRRNSAIPTLDLKNVNARIEPGAIIRDQVEIGDGAVIMLGAAINIGSVVGEGTMIDMNVVLGGRATVGKNCHIGAGAVLAGVIEPPSAKPVVVEDEVVVGANAVILEGVTVGKGSVVAAGSIVTQDVPPNTVVAGTPAKVIKEIDEQTKGKTEIKQELRKLDN, from the coding sequence ATGGAAATGATGGATGCAAACGAAATTATTTCGTTTATTTCAAATAGTAAAAAATCTACACCAGTGAAAGTATATATTAAAGGGGATAACCTAAAGTCAATTGATTTTGGCGAAACGGTTAAAGCCTTCGTTGATAATGAAACAGGCGTTCTTTTCGGTGAATGGAAAGACGTTGAACCTGCCCTTCTAAGCAACAAAGGTTCAATTGAAGATTACGTCGTTGAAAATGATCGTCGTAACTCTGCTATTCCAACGCTTGACCTTAAGAATGTGAATGCTCGTATTGAGCCTGGTGCCATTATTCGCGATCAGGTTGAAATTGGAGACGGAGCAGTCATTATGCTTGGAGCTGCGATTAATATCGGTTCTGTAGTAGGTGAAGGAACAATGATCGACATGAACGTTGTTCTTGGTGGCCGTGCTACAGTTGGTAAGAACTGTCACATCGGAGCGGGAGCTGTGCTAGCTGGAGTTATTGAACCACCTTCTGCAAAGCCGGTAGTCGTAGAAGATGAAGTTGTAGTGGGAGCGAACGCTGTCATTCTTGAAGGTGTAACAGTAGGAAAAGGCTCTGTTGTAGCTGCAGGTTCAATCGTTACACAAGATGTTCCTCCAAACACTGTTGTAGCCGGAACTCCTGCTAAAGTCATCAAGGAAATTGATGAACAAACTAAAGGGAAAACAGAAATTAAGCAAGAATTGCGTAAACTAGATAACTAA
- a CDS encoding N-acetyldiaminopimelate deacetylase translates to MNSEALKETRRDLHKIPELGFQETKTQEYLLNFIEELPQDHIEVKKWRTGLLVKVRGTDPSKTIAYRADIDGLPIVEETGYPFASTHEGQMHACGHDFHMTIALGSLARLAKSPAREHVLFLFQPAEENPGGALPMLQSEEMKSWWPDEIFALHIAPEHPVGSVATKEGLLFANTSELYIDFKGKGGHAAYPHLTRDMVLAASQYTVQAQSIVSRAVDPLDSAVVTIGKITGGTVQNGIAETARLEGTMRTFKADTMDLLKKKIEDLAKGIEFSHDCEISIDYGSNYYQVNNHGAYIEPFQQIVEDLGYTFVESKAAMTGEDFGYMLKEIPGFMFWLGVDSEYGLHNGRLEPKEEALEVGVNVVERTLRSL, encoded by the coding sequence ATGAATAGTGAAGCTTTAAAAGAGACGCGAAGAGACCTACATAAAATCCCTGAGCTTGGATTCCAGGAAACAAAAACGCAAGAATATTTATTAAACTTTATCGAGGAGTTGCCACAGGATCATATTGAGGTGAAAAAGTGGCGGACGGGACTTCTGGTTAAAGTACGAGGAACTGATCCCTCAAAAACGATTGCTTACCGGGCTGATATAGATGGATTGCCGATTGTAGAAGAAACGGGGTATCCTTTTGCTTCCACTCATGAAGGTCAGATGCATGCATGTGGACACGATTTCCACATGACGATCGCCCTTGGTAGCCTTGCTCGATTAGCAAAATCCCCGGCTCGTGAACATGTATTATTTCTATTTCAACCTGCAGAGGAAAATCCAGGCGGAGCTCTGCCAATGCTTCAAAGTGAAGAGATGAAGTCGTGGTGGCCAGACGAAATCTTTGCTCTTCATATTGCTCCTGAGCATCCAGTAGGAAGCGTTGCAACTAAAGAAGGGTTGTTATTTGCTAATACGAGCGAGTTGTATATTGACTTTAAAGGAAAAGGTGGTCATGCTGCCTATCCTCATTTAACAAGAGATATGGTGCTTGCAGCGAGCCAATATACGGTTCAGGCGCAATCCATCGTTTCACGAGCTGTTGATCCATTGGATTCAGCCGTTGTGACGATTGGTAAGATTACAGGAGGAACGGTCCAAAACGGAATAGCGGAAACGGCTCGGCTAGAAGGAACGATGAGAACGTTTAAAGCTGATACAATGGATCTTTTGAAGAAGAAGATTGAAGACTTGGCTAAAGGGATTGAATTCAGTCATGATTGTGAAATCTCTATTGACTATGGTTCAAATTATTATCAAGTAAATAATCATGGGGCTTATATAGAGCCTTTTCAACAGATCGTCGAGGATCTTGGCTATACATTTGTAGAATCAAAAGCGGCTATGACAGGGGAAGACTTCGGTTATATGTTAAAAGAGATCCCTGGCTTTATGTTTTGGCTTGGTGTTGATTCAGAATATGGCTTGCATAATGGACGGTTAGAGCCTAAGGAAGAGGCTCTTGAAGTAGGAGTAAACGTTGTAGAACGTACGCTAAGGTCTCTATAA
- a CDS encoding YkuS family protein, translating to MARIGVEGTLSDVREALQSKGHDTVELKSEQDTQGCDCCVISGQDKNVMGMADAAMQGSVINANGMTADEVCQAVDARGQQQ from the coding sequence TTGGCACGAATTGGTGTAGAAGGTACCCTTTCTGACGTACGTGAAGCGTTACAATCAAAAGGTCACGATACTGTTGAACTTAAAAGTGAGCAGGATACACAAGGCTGTGACTGCTGTGTTATTTCCGGTCAAGATAAAAACGTGATGGGCATGGCGGATGCAGCTATGCAAGGATCTGTTATTAATGCAAACGGAATGACAGCGGATGAGGTATGTCAAGCAGTAGACGCTCGCGGCCAGCAACAATAG